The proteins below are encoded in one region of Anguilla anguilla isolate fAngAng1 chromosome 3, fAngAng1.pri, whole genome shotgun sequence:
- the LOC118222549 gene encoding pantothenate kinase 3-like codes for MKIEDDKRPSFPWVGMDIGGSLVKLVYFEPLDMTAEEEQEESECLKSIRCYLTSSVAYGSMGIRDAHLELKDLTLLGRRGNLHFIRFPTQDMATFFQMAREKDCSTLQAMLSVTGGGACKFEEEFHAIGNLQLHKADEINSLVRGVLYLCGQIECYSFQNVQDMECCQKAPYDLQDPYPLLLVNCGTGVSIIAIHSQDNYEIVGGTSYGGGSFLGLCSLLTGCETFDEAMELASRGDSSRVDVLVRDIYGGDYERLHIPAWLVVASFGKMIHKEKREAASREDLARATLVSVTNCITGLVCSKGILKDILDRVLFVGNLLRGNTISRKLLAFGVQFWSRGRMKPLFLEHEGYCTAVGALLHRLNGSAPEASEGQQPGFDTEACSPRETEDDEN; via the exons atgaaaatcgaGGATGACAAAAGACCCT CTTTCCCCTGGGTTGGCATGGACATTGGGGGATCCCTGGTGAAGCTGGTGTACTTCGAGCCACTGGACATGACAGCcgaggaggaacaggaggagtCAGAGTGCCTGAAGAGCATCCGGTGCTACCTGACCTCCAGCGTGGCCTATGGCTCCATGGGTATCCGCGACGCCCACCTGGAGCTCAAAGACCTGACCTTGCTGGGTCGCCGCGGTAACCTGCACTTCATCCGTTTCCCCACCCAGGACATGGCCACCTTCTTCCAGATGGCCCGTGAGAAGGACTGCTCCACCCTTCAAGCCATGCTCAGCGTCACCGGAGGCGGAGCGTGCAAGTTTGAGGAGGAGTTCCATGCA ATTGGGAACTTGCAGCTGCACAAAGCTGATGAAATAAACAGTTTGGTGCGTGgggtgctgtacctgtgtggcCAGATCGAGTGCTACTCCTTCCAGAATGTGCAGGACATGGAGTGTTGCCAGAAGGCTCCCTATGACCTGCAGGACCCCTACCCTCTGCTATTGGTTAACTGCGGGACTGGGGTCAGCATTATCGCCATCCACTCCCAGGATAACTATGAAATTGTGGGCGGCACCAG CTACGGGGGCGGGTCCTTCTTGGGCCTGTGCAGCCTGCTGACTGGGTGCGAGACGTTCGACGAGGCCATGGAGCTGGCCTCCAGAGGAGACAGCAGTCGCGTCGACGTGCTGGTGCGCGACATCTACGGCGGGGACTACGAACGCCTCCACATTCCGGCATGGCTCGTGGTCGCCAG CTTTGGGAAGATGATTCataaggagaagagagaggcgGCCAGCAGGGAGGATCTGGCGCGTGCAACGCTGGTCAGTGTCACCAACTGCATCACCGGGCTCGTCTGTTCCAAAGGCATCTTGAAG GACATCCTTGACCGGGTGTTGTTTGTGGGGAATTTACTGCGGGGGAACACTATCTCCAGGAAGCTGCTGGCCTTTGGAGTGCAGTTCTGGTCCAGAGGTCGGATGAAGCCACTGTTCCTGGAGCATGAG GGGTATTGCACCGCAGTGGGAGCGCTCCTCCATCGGCTGAACGGCTCAGCCCCAGAAGCCTCGGAGGGACAGCAGCCCGGGTTCGACACTGAGGCCTGCTCTCCTCGGGAGACCGAGGATGatgaaaattaa